In Juglans microcarpa x Juglans regia isolate MS1-56 chromosome 1S, Jm3101_v1.0, whole genome shotgun sequence, the genomic stretch AAAGGTCTTGGGTCAGACTTGTTTCAAGTCCCATGCGATAAACTGGTGGAGGTCGGCATCACGAAAGAATGAACTTTAAACAACCGCACCCAAAAATCTCCAACAAAAGAAACGCAGAAGATGATAATTAGCGAATATTCACATGTGCAAAACTTATTACACTTACAAAACAATTCATCAAAAAGCCTAGATTCCATAAACCACGACTCCCAACCATGTCAAGGATTTTTCACATGCTTTGTTAAGTAGATATATCCCATAAACAGCAGTTTTAAACCTTTATAAGCATTTACGATACAAATTTTGGAGTGCTGTCTAAAAGTTCAAAAATCGCATATCAAACAGGGCAGCCAGATATCTCATCTCCTGCAGTGCCTCGACAACCACAGCATTTCTCTCTCCCCCATTCAAGAGGTCTTGTGTAATGCTGTATGCACACTTTAACTTTAGAACCCTTTAATTCAACATTGGCAAAACAATAATTCGTAccattaaattatcatttaataaaCTAAACATTCATTCCTTCATTGTAAAAAccaaaaaggagggaaaaaaaaaactacctatgtgtagaaacaaaaattatttatttactggCATATTAGAAAACTAACAAGGAGACACATGTGACCTTATCTAGATTTGTAATAACTCTCCAATGACTACTTCGCAAAGCAAACAATCAAATGACTCTTCTGTATCACTCATCATTTAAACCAAGAACCTCTCGATTAAACTCCTCAATTTTAGCAGCCAACTCTTCCCTGTTTTTCTGCAAGACAGTAGAAATTAATTAGCATGACTTCTCATACAATGCAAGTAATTCCACATCCAATCATAATATTAGGTACCTTAAAGATCAGATAGCGATAACTGAACCAGAGTGTGTAGCCAAGACCCACTACTTCCATCAACTTGGGGAACTGATTTCAATACATCAAACTTAATTAAGCTTGCCAGACTATGAGAAAATAAACCTTGTTCATAATTTCAAGGAACTACTAActtaacacaaaaaaaaatacatataaattcacACCAGTGGAATAGAATCAATAGCACCAACAATGGCCGATGCAAACCACAGGGCAACCAAGGCACCACCAccatataaaagaataatattcatcTCATCCGAGTCAAACTGCATGATGTTAATGAGCAAATCATCAATATAGCTAGAATAAGTGACTAACAAATACGagaattaaattaaaaccattCAGCTAAACAAAAATGTAAGTTCAAAACAACTGAAATTAACACGTCATACATATGCAGTGTGGAGATGTGCCACTCTAATGGATGAGCAAACCATAATCTTGTGAATATCCTCCTTTTTTTATGTTTGCATAAAATACATGATTAAGACAATCTCGAACCATGAAAAATTATGATgtaaaaaataaggaagaaaatcGTGACCGTATTAAGTGGAGATAACTTTAAGATAAGTTTGAGCTCCACTAAAAGTTGAAGAGTTCAATGTGCAAATGGGGGAAAGAGAATAGATGGAGGTGAGCTGTTGTTTACAGGAAACATTTGTTATAGAGGAGTTTTTGCTTAAAGGAACCATCTGTTGCTCAGGTAACTGCTCAGGATTGACTTACATCAACCAACCATATCCAGAAAGTTTCATATTGTTTTATCCTTCATCACAGCAACTTATTCCCCTTATCATTATAAATCATGGAGTTAAAAAGAGAATTCAAATGGAAAGTTATATGACAGCAGGATGAACAAGTAAATAATCTTTTACTAATCTATATTGACTCCAGTCATTGTACCATTGAAAAGGAGCAGGAATGTGTATGATTCTCATCATTCTCAACTATTACATACAAATTAATTACACAAAAAAGCCTGATAGCATTAAACAAAAAGATGGGACAATGGAATACATGGAAGGAGGGAgaaggaaaagataaaaaatgaagCAATGACAATTTATATAAACGACTGGTATTCAGGGTTGCTCAGGTAACCGCTCAGGATCGACATGGCTGTCGATGTTTCATCCAATGTTCGATGAACACTGTCAACCATTTAAAGCATCATCATAGCAACCAAAATCACATTTTCCTCCAACGATTTTGTCTAAACCTtggaagtaaaaaaataaagtaataaaaaattcacaattgaCTTGTTACAAATAGGAAAACGGAAGCAAATGAGCACAATGAGTCCAATgcaaacaaaattattaaaagtataGGAACAAACTACCCATTATTATTCATGagaaatatattatcaaacaacaaAAGAGAATAGCTGCTAGAATCAAGCATGGACAGTGAACTACTAGTACCTAGTGCTATATATTCCACGCTCATTTAGTCACGAAAAATACCCCATACTTGCACAAAAATAGAACATTgtttttatatgataaatttattaatGCTTAATGGAAATGAGAAAGGTATAATCGAAGTTTAGGGGGTATACACCAAAACTGCCTattgagagaagagaaaaaaataaggaacaTACTAAAATACAAAGCTATAGAGACCGATTCGCTGCCATCCAAAGGCAACGTgcatttggaaaagaaaacCTCAAGGTCTTCACCATTCCTAGTtagggtggcaatatgtgacacgacccgttaacccaatacgaacacgacacgataaaagcgagttagggtttagccttaacgggttcgggtcaaaccaggttgacccgttaagacacgatagtTTAacggtcaacccgttatgacccgttaagaaagttaaagctacaattatacccttataccaaaaaaataaaatttttgggattttaatttcgatatttttattgtttgaattgtaattttagacttgtagttagttttctattttttatagatatagtgattttaacatttatataaaattatgctaaacttaactagatcaaggggttaattttgggtctattcaatccatttacataaacgggtcaaaacgggttgacacgacacgacccgttatgttaatggatcGTGTTAAGGTTTGAGATCTTGACAcaataagcttaacgggtcgggttagggttgacctatatagtataatatacatgtcttgacacgacacgaacacgacccgttaacacgatttgacacccctattCCTAGTGATGTATTTGAAACTTAAGTCTTTTTTGGTGGCCATCTTTCAAGGCTTCTTGCAGGTACCCATAATGAGGGACCTCTTATTTCCCACTTAATATTTGCAGGCCACGCACTAATTTTCAGTTAATAAAACCTTGaaaagattattcttttcacCGTTTGTTCCTATGCTTTGAAGTGGTTTCATGATAACCTAATTAGAGAGCCCCATTTGGGACAACCCAAAAGATCGAGCAAACTAAAGTGAAAATAATGGCAAGATTGAAACTAAGAAATGCCAACATGATTAAACTCATTTCCAAAAAGAGTTTTGGATAAGtaaacaaaggaaaagaaaaaaaaggaaaattgaaaTGCACGTTTGGAAAAGTTACTAAGTAGACACCTCaaattgataaaaagaaaaggtaggcGTCAATCAGCGAAACTTCCAACCTTGCTTTTGGCCTCCCATGAATCAGATAAGCACCCGATGCTTTAGCTTATCTGGGATTATGAAGGCACCAAGAGAGAGTTTAAACATAAAACTATTGCTTCTTTTAGGCAATTTCATTGGAAGTCGGACTTAAAAAAAGAGAACACTGTTGGTCCTACAAGAATTACCACTTAATTAAAGACAGTCAGCAGAAAATCACCCTCACTTGGCCAACCTCCATTcaatataaaacaaatgaaacatTGACAACTGTAACAGAGTCACCACAACACAACTATGATCTGAACTTAATCATCTCATGCCTTTCTTTGTTTATGGTCCAATATTCTAGCATGCTATGCATAGAGGAAACACTCCAATCCATCCCAAACATGGTGTTAAACTAAATGCTAACATCACATAACTATTGACAAACTTGCCATTTCATTtatcattaaattaattttaagtcTTCATGAATTACTCATGCTGCATAATAATCTTTCCTCGAAAAGATGAGCAAAATTAAGCATTCCAGCAATTTTTGCTCCAATTAACCAAGCATTCTTTTATTTCAGGTAATGCCACCAATGCCTACCAAATTAATTCATTGTAGAAAGATACACAAATAACTCAAATAAGGCAGATTCTGCATGTTTCCTAGTCAAGTTGATCCATTTGAGACCATTTGTTCGACTCCAGTATACACACCCTCAACTGAAAAAAAAGATATGGTAAAAGACATATCGGCCCAATATGGTATGTCCTTAAAGAAGGTACGAAAAGTTTTAGAACTATTAAGTCTATACATGATAAAGAAAAGGTTTGTAACGACGGGCGAGAAAGTTGTACCATTATGCCACAAGGAAATACTATGaagtaaattatttacaaatttcaaatggatttaaatatttaaacagAGAATGCCTTGTCATAATATATCTGCAGTTTGACAACACAATCATAAAACACAAGTTTTCTAAGGATTTGAAAGGACCTTTATATTAAGCTTatccaaaatttcaaatgaCTCTGTTTGCTCATCCGCAAGAGACTCTTCTTTAGGAACTTCTCCTGCTACAGTTTCATTAAATGTCTTCTTCTCAGCTGGTGGAACATCTTCAAGGGTTATCGTACTATCGAATTCTCCACCAGCGTACGGATTTGCTCCACTTGATGTTTCTTCTGATGATGATGTTGCTCTGGGCAATAGACTAGTAAAAACCAACCCTGAAAATAAGTGAAGGTTGAAAGTGCATCGGAAGATATACTTGGAAAACGAGGGAAAAAGCAGATACAAGTGTTTCAAACGTTCTTAGAGCATGCTTATGCAAAGTACAGATAAATTCcgttaaaaaaaacaacattttttattggcactagTGTCCGAAACAAAATCCCGACTAATTCTAGAGTGCACAAGCTCTCGGCGCTTGGTAAGCAGTTTTCGTAAGTGCTCCTAGGTAATTCCAAGGAAAGTTTTCCTAATCCGATGCCCCTAGatattgtttgcacccaagggtttcGAACTTAGATCTCGAGAGAGCATGCAGACCAAGGctccacttgagccaacccggCTGTTGGAAAAGCAACATTAATTTACTACCATAGAGCAAACGGTTGAACAGTCTAGAAAACACCACAATAAAGTTTTAGAGAGCTGAGCATTACACAATAACGTACAACAAAACTGCAAAGAAGCATATGAATAAATCATCGGAAAACGGAGAGAACAGGAACGTACAGAACAGGAACGTACAGTGAAGATAATAAGTAAAATAGATGTACTCAAAATACAAACGCCCTCCTTAAACAGCGCAAacggaacaaaaaaaaaaaacaaaaagcaacgAAAATTAGAAACTAGAGTGAAGGGATGGAGAACGTACGGGAGTGAAGGCCCCTGCAAGAGCGAGTGAGTAGGGTTGGTCTCAGAGGGAGAGAGGGTTTGGAGCGGAGGAGGCGGGTAGGGGTTGTAGAAGAGAGCCTGCTGGAATACTTGGGAATAACTGAGATAGCTCGTGCTGTGGTACAGAGCTCCATATCTTGAGTTGGAGGCTGCGGGGACTCGGGTCTCTTCTGCTTCGAGACGCTTCTAGGGCTTGGTCTACCCTTTTTAAGGGAGTACGATGGTAGCACTAGGGTTCTTTGACTCGTTCGTTTTTAGCATCTTAAACGTCTCTTAATTTCTATTAtcttataacatataattattataatttttttaaatttctatataacaaaaaataaataatttaatatttttaaattttaaaaaaattaatattaaaaaatatattataacattattttatttaatttttaattttaatttcaacttaactcatctcatctcatcttatgcGAAACAAACAAGacttctcattttcatctctcgcttttttttttcttcttcttttcatttattttcatcaattaTATTTAAGACATGATAAGATACTTGgaagaatgatttttttacaattttatttttaaatatcacttaaatataaaatgttttttaattttaaaatttaaattttttatttaatacaaatttattaattttaaaacaaaacacaaaaatcaatacaatttttacaaaacttgaaaataaaaattatattaaaaattattatccaataatttttaaattttataatttttttatttttttttatttttttttattttattttattttatttttaaaaaatttaataaaatatatttattcaaactattttaccataatttataaaattttaatatatttgaaagtgtctaccacatcaatttatcataaaaatgaagtttaagaaattcgagctattaggggtgctacccgccccctacaGGGCGGAGGcaccccttccccgcaccccgccccacATGGGGGACACCCCCATCCCCGCCCCTGGGATGCGagatttttttacttaaaaaaaatactatattaatttgatttaaaaattatttataagtgcaaaaataattaaaaatacatttttagatccaaattataaatttaaattttataaatatgactataatttaaaaattatataatttttaaatttgctagtgcatattttgtgtaaatttgtAACACACCCTTCCTGCAGGCTAggtgtgtcacgtgtttttcatagaATAAACCCGACAAAAGATCTCATATTTGATAACTGAaattaggatttattttgtagaaaaaatgtttaataaaaatgtcttcaaaaaatattaaatgaataatctaaataaaaatttatgtcatcaaagaaattttattttagaaggtctgaaactaaaacaactgctccttctaatcctggactgcctgctcgtattcatcatcttcacctggatggttaaaaacatgaaaaataaactaaaatgagtcgaagactcagcaagaaatccatcacaacgtaaacataatgaacataaggttttcataaaagttttcatgctgagagctaAAAATTCACGACTGATCATaatgatgcttatgctatgtatgattgatttaactgaattaactgactgatctgactaatttatctgatttaactaatttatctgactggccaacacacttaaccttgtgtgcgaggttgtgtaCCGGCCCCACGTCTCGCTGCAgtaaggggagccgctgatagtattctggcatactatggtggaccacgactgagttcgtggcttgcacatccaccctgaaactgaattgcattggtaccatgcatctaaatgaccatctgattattaactgatctgatcttatcttgcactttgaacttaagatagcttacgtgtcttatacacatgagatgcatgacataatacatacataattataacttctgaatttgaatatgatgcgaaatgacatgatcgtatgctatgctggatgacatgattgcatatgacatgagcggttcattAATAAtggctatcaatgaactggcttgaataatacttatatataagctgaattgtgatgatcctaattcatgatcaaattacttacctcgctgcatttcttcttgaataatacttcgtaacttgagaccgaGAGAGGGTTGAGTCGGCGATTCTGGGTTGCTGGCGAGGTCACGGCGGCACAGCTGGAGGGTCGTCTGTGGTGGTGCGATGCCGAAGGAAGTGAACCATGCGGCAGTGCAACTGCAGTGAGGCACGGAGGGGTGAGAGGAAAATAGCACACggcgtgagggagagggaggaccCACTGCGACGCCGTGAAAGGCTTGCGACGGACTGGGGGTGCTGAACAGTCCTTGGCGGCGGTTTCTGTGGGGTCTCGACATGAAGGTGCTcccggtggtggtggtggtctgCAGCTACTCACGTTGGAGACGTTCGGGTTGCTCTGTTTTGGAAGTGGAAAACAGAGGCTCATCCGTGTGGTGCATGGTGAAGCTTACTGTGTTGTTCGAAGAGTGGGTTCGTGGTCCCTTGAGGTTGTCAACAGTGGCGTCGGCATGCTCTGGGCAGAGGGGCTGAGCGTACATGGAGGGGAAGGCTTGAGGTTTGCGGCttggatttttctttccatCCTGAAGTGGTAAgcgtaatatatataaatatatatatatatatatatataggtgatgaaTCAAGAGGAAACCTAAAGGAAAAAAGACGTGCATGAGCATGGGAGTGGAGACGTGCGAGGCGGAGAGGAGGGAAAACGTGGAAGTTAAAAGTATGAGAGTTATccaaataacaataaataataataataataataataataataatatttatagctatatgaaaaaattacataaaacttattttatagCCTAAACTTAGGATTGGGTTGTTAcaaaattgtagtgtattagtttttaaactatgtagtttttaaatttgctaatgcatattttgtgaataagtctaacaaattgtaatatatatttatatatacataatttgtaaaatataaatatatatttaataatatatatataaatgggggcgggggcggggttgggccctccccgccacccgcccccgcatgggcggagcgggGTTGCCCGCCCAACCATGCGGGGGCGGAGTGGAAGAGGGGCGGGGTAGCGGGGGCCCCCCACTCACCCCTGCGAGTTATGAAGTTCCAGAATCTTAAATGGATAtctaggagttttttttttttttttaatgaaatcaaGAAAACCTCATTTATTGATATATCATAGTAACTCaattattacattatttttctttctgtttatCACTAACTATCTCTATGGGGTTTTCTTCTATCCAAACCCTTTCCTTGGAAAACTTAAATGCTAGTTTTGCAAGTTTATGAGTTTTGTCATTAACTTCTCCATATACAAACCTAACTTTTCAGTCCACTATGTTAGTTAATAACAGTCTAATGTCTTCAACTGTGTTGTTATAATTTGCCCAAACTTATTCCTCACTGTTTGTAGCATTCACAATCACTTGAGAATCGccttccaaaatcacattcGACAACTCCAATCCTGCACATAGATAACCAGCTATTCTTAAGGTAAAAGTCTTTACAATGACAGGTTTTTGTACATGGTTCACAGTTGAACTCAACCAAGCCATAATTTCCCCACTAGAATCACGAATCACAACACCCAACCCCACCCTTTTAAGCTCCATATCTACTGCTGCATCCCAATTATCTTTTATGCTCAAACTATATGGTTTCTCTCATCTGGTCCCCCTTCTGTCTGAACCCCTTCCCCTTATATCTCCAATTGTAGTTCATTAGTTGTAGTAAATTCTTGAAGCCCCTCATTAGCAGATTTCAGCACAGACTTAGGATCAGCAAATTTACTATCAAACATCCATGCATTTCTTCTAAACCATATTTTTCTCAACACACAAGCAACTAACTCCATTTCCTCCATACTCAGCTGTTCATTAAGTTACATCCATAAATCCATGAAGCTAATCTCATTACTACACCATTTTTAGATAGGATTTTCTAGTTCAACCCATACATCCGAGGTTGCAGGACAACTCCAGAGAGCATGCATAGTTGATTCTGACTCTATTTCACAAATTGGACATAGACTGGACTTTATGATTTGTTTCCTGGCCAAATTATCTCTAGTAGGCAGCAGATTTTGACATACCTTCCACAAGAAGTGCTTGACTGTACTTTGGATATTAAGCCCCCAAATAAGTCTCCATTCTTTATCATCACAGGCTCCCTTTAATGCTTCATCAacctttcttctcttccttttgtGCTCAAGGTGATAAGCATTCTTAATAGAAAATTTTCCATCATTCTAGTGCCCCCATACCATTTTATCTCTTGCAACCTATCTACTAATTTGAATGCTGCTGATCAATTCCACTTCCTCTTCTGTAACAATTTCATTGAGCATGTTTCTCTTCCATGTGCCATCTTCACTATTTATAAGTTGATCCACCTTGGCACTTGGTAGAATATTAATGGGTGATTGCACTTGAGGGTAGGCTTGTTATGGTAACCACTTGTCTCTCCATATCTGCACCCTTGTCTCATCTCCCACCCTCCAGACAATCCCTTCTTTCACCAAATCAAATGCAGAACATAAACTCTTCCATATATAAGAGGGACCATGACCAAGTTTTGCACCCAGCAACCCCCCATGCCTATAATACTTATCTTTCATAATCCTAGCCACCAATGAGGATGGATTATTTACCATTCTCCAGCATTGCTTAGCAAGCATAGCTGTGTTGAAACATTCTCGGTCCCTAAATCCCAATCCACCACTCCACTTGTCTTCACTGATTTTATACCAGTTCTCCACTGGATCCTTATTATCCTCTTATTTATGACCCCACCATAAACGGGCCATGAGGGATGTTATTTCATTGCACAATCTCTTAGGCAGGCTGAAGACACTCATTGCAAAGATAGGGATTGCCTGAACAACTGCTTTAAGGAGCACTTCTTTCCCTACTTaagataaaaatgtatttttccaGCTACTGATCTTAGACCATACCCTCTCCTTCAGGTTTCTAAATGTATTGTATCTTGATTTGCCCACCAAGGTTGGTAAACCAAGGTACCTTTCATAGCTACCATACCCAAACACCCCtgccatattttttatttacaaccTGATCTGCATATCTGTAGTGGAGCTGAAAAATATGGTGGTTTTTTGTAAATTCAAACATTGGCACGAGGCCTCTTCATACAGCTTTAGAAGCCCTTATATTTGCTACCACTCAGCCATCTTAACCCTACAAAAAATGAGacaatcatcagcaaaaaggAGATGACTGATCCTTGTAACCCCCTCTTGAAATAGCAACCCCTCTTATTATCCATCTTCTCTCAGTAGCATTAATCAAAGCGGATAGCCCCTCTGCACAAAGGATAAACAGGTAAGAGGAGATgggatccccttgccttaaCCCGCTTGTTGGTTTTATAATACAACTGGCTTTACCATTTACAAGCACTGAATATGTAACCGTAGTCACACACTTCAAGACCAAAGAAACccattttttcccaaaacccatCCCCCTCATCACAGCCTCCAAATATCTTCACTCTATTCTATCATACGCCTTAGACATATCCAAGTGTCATACTCCCTACCTTTTCCTTCTGTCTAGTTTTCATAGTGTGGAGTACCTCATATGCAACCATCACATTGTCTGTGATGAGTCTCCCAGAGATAAAAGTACTTTGGTTATGAGAAACAATAGATGGAAGAATTTTCTTCAATCTATTAGCTACAACCTTAGAAACCAATTTGTAAACACATTGCATAAACTTATGGGTCTAAAATCACTAGTAGTAGTAGGATTAGTCACCTTGGGAATGAAAGCAATAAGTGTACTATTAACACTACTTTCCAGTTCTCCATCATCATTTAGGAAGTTGAGAATGGCATTAGATACCTCCTCCCCAACTACACTCCAATATGCTTTGTAGAAGCACGCACCATACCCATCAGGTCCAGGGGATTACAATGGGGCCATCTGCTTTAAAGCCTCTTCCACCTCAGCTTTAGTAAAACTCTTCTGAAGATCGGCATTCATCTGGCTGGTAACTCTCGGGTCCATTCTCTAATGCACACATCAATAGCCTCCCTTGTAAGATTAGAAGAGCTAAACAAGTTACTAAAATACTTATGACAAACACCCTCCATTCCTTATTGGTCTATCACCTTTTTACCCAAAGAATCTGTAATTTCATTGATCTGGTTCTTCCTTTTCCTCTGATTGGCACAAGAGTGAAAGAACTTGGTGTTCTTATCTCCCAACTGATACCAGTTCCTCTTTGCTCTCTGTCTCCATTTCAAGTCCATTTGCTCTAGCATCATCCCCACCTCATCTTGCAGCTGCCTAATCACTTCCACATTATGAGGCAACTCATTATCCTGATATTGTTTTAATAATTCAGTTTCTTCTGCAGCATTGCCTCTGCATCCTTTTTCTTTATGATAACTCCATCTACATAAATCACCCTTACACACATTTAGCTTTGACTGCACCTTCATGAGAGAGTCTGTTACACCATCAATTATGTCCAAAGCCTGTTCCACCATTGGTCTTCCATCCTCATCCAAGATCCATTTTGCCTCAAACCtgaaaattcttttgttttttcttttattcagcATCTTGGAACTTAAGTCTAAACACAAAGTCTTATGGTCAGACTGGCTTGCATCCAAAACCTCAACAATCCCATCTTGAAAAATCTTAGACCACAAAGGATTACTAACAACCCTATCAAGCCTCTATTTCGTGAATGTGCTATTAGAGTGCTTGTTGTTCCAAGTAAACAGAATCCCCTTCCATCTCGCATCAAACAAACTGTTCCCAGCCAAGGTCTGCCTAAAGTCTTTCCTCTGTGATTCAAGTCTATGCTTCCCTCCCCATTTCTCATATTGGAAggcaatttcattaaaatctctcaTTATGCACCATGACATCTGAGTATATGAGTTTAACAATGACAACAACTTCCATGAATCCCTTCTTTTACAAGTTTCGGGATGGCCATAAAAGTCAGTGAACAGTCATGATAAATTTCTTTCCACACACTAAACTATTGCATTAATGTGAAAATGAGAGTAGTTAGCTATTTCCACCTTAATCTCATTGCTCCACAAT encodes the following:
- the LOC121246570 gene encoding protein CURVATURE THYLAKOID 1D, chloroplastic, encoding MELCTTARAISVIPKYSSRLSSTTPTRLLRSKPSLPLRPTLLTRSCRGLHSRLVFTSLLPRATSSSEETSSGANPYAGGEFDSTITLEDVPPAEKKTFNETVAGEVPKEESLADEQTESFEILDKLNIKFDSDEMNIILLYGGGALVALWFASAIVGAIDSIPLFPKLMEVVGLGYTLWFSYRYLIFKKNREELAAKIEEFNREVLGLNDE